A stretch of Apostichopus japonicus isolate 1M-3 chromosome 9, ASM3797524v1, whole genome shotgun sequence DNA encodes these proteins:
- the LOC139973981 gene encoding uncharacterized protein, which translates to MKMELRITIITIAILMINMAHVTLTKADDDSGVRGYFRCTRPTPGPAPAPAESRSTVKEESTNTPTEEGGVTNDEGSDVTFTGQEVDTASEPTIHTKTTPVPITSSTQSPVDVTSTLKEESTNTPTEEVGYTTDEGSDVTFTGQDVDTTSEPTIDSETTPVAIISSTQSTVDMTSTTSDPSTTLPAGVQTTQTSINQSCSVSMENITILDHGSSEVNENCTKKFTCTNGNTRVNEAYTCSSSAECDKRNGVRKCYCERGYQGNGETCMQMTNCLDYFEANFTDNGIYTIKPINWTESPFEVFCNMTDGGGWTVFQRRVDGSVDFYRNWTSYKEGFGELDHEFWLGNDKLYYLTNQGEYQIRIDLVNMHGVPYYAKYDLFRINDESDNYTLSGLGTYNGTAGSFKIDYIYSHNTDQL; encoded by the exons ATGAAAATGGAGCTTCGTATAACCATCATAACCATCGCAATATTGATGATCAATATGGCACATGTGACTCTGACCAAAG CGGATGATGACTCTGGTGTTCGCGGTTATTTTCGATGCACCCGACCTACACCGGGACCTGCACCTGCACCTGCAGAAAGTAGGTCTACCGTGAAGGAAGAATCAACCAACACACCAACAGAAGAAGGCGGAGTCACAAACGATGAAGGTAGTGATGTAACGTTCACAGGACAAGAAGTCGATACTGCAAGTGAACCCACCATCCACACCAAGACAACCCCTGTGCCCATCACCAGCTCAACACAAAGCCCTGTCGACGTGACATCGACCTTGAAGGAAGAATCAACCAACACACCAACAGAAGAGGTCGGATACACAACTGATGAAGGTAGTGATGTAACGTTCACAGGACAAGATGTCGATACTACAAGTGAACCCACCATCGACAGCGAGACAACCCCTGTGGCCATCATCAGCTCAACACAAAGCACTGTCGACATGACATCGACCACCAGCGACCCTAGTACAACTCTACCTGCAGGAGTGCAAACTACACAGACGAGCATTAATCAGAGTTGTTCCGTTTCCATGGAGAATATTACTATTTTG GATCATGGTTCTTCTGAAGTCAATGAAAATTGTACAAAGAAGTTTACGTGTACCAATGGCAATACACGAGTGAATGAAGCGTACACTTGCAGCTCTAGTGCAGAATGTGACAAGCGCAACGGTGTACGCAAATGCTACTGTGAAAGAGGTTACCAAGGTAACGGGGAGACATGTATGCAGATGACCAACTGCCTGGATTACTTCGAAGCTAACTTCACTGACAATGGTATATATACCATCAAACCAATTAACTGGACTGAGTCGCCCTTTGAGGTCTTctgtaatatgactgacggaggaggatggacg GTCTTTCAACGTCGTGTTGATGGTTCCGTTGACTTCTATCGTAACTGGACGAGCTATAAAGAAGGCTTCGGTGAGCTGGACCATGAGTTTTGGTTGGGAAATGATAAGTTGTATTACCTCACCAATCAAGGTGAATATCAAATCCGGATTGATCTGGTGAACATGCATGGAGTTCCATACTACGCGAAGTATGACTTGTTCCGCATCAACGATGAAAGTGACAATTACACACTGTCTGGACTGGGAACTTATAATGGAACAGCAGGTTCGTTTAAAATAGATTATATTTACAGTCATAACACCGACCAACTTTAA